The following DNA comes from Corynebacterium atrinae.
GCATCCTCTGTGGTCCTCACCGAGTACCGTGGCCTGACCGTTGCGCAGATCTCTGAGCTGCGCGGCGCTCTCGGCTTCGACGTCCAGTACTCCGTCGCCAAGAACACCCTGATCAAGCTCGCTGCCCAGGAAAAGGGCATCGAGGGTCTTGACGATCAACTCACCGGCCCGACCGCCGTTGCCTTCATCAAGGGCGAGGCAGTCGACGCCGCAAAGGTGATGAAGAAGTTCGCCGATGAGAACAAGGCGTTCATCGTCAAGGGTGGCTACATGGACGGCAACGCACTGTCTGCCGACCAGGTGAAGGCCATCGCCGAGCTGGACAACCGGGAGACCACTCTCGCGAAGCTGGCTGGTGCCATGAAGGGCAACCTGGCAAAGGCCGCAGGCCTGTTCAACGCTCCCGCTTCTCAGGTCGCACGCCTCGGCGCTGCGCTCGCAGAGAAGAAGGAAGCTTAAGTCGCAGGTTCCTGCGCACCCACAACCCCACAATTTTTATCGGACCCGGAAGGGTTCACAGAAAGGATGGCCATCATGGCTAAGCTCACCAAGGACGAGCTCATTGAGGCTTTCAAGGAGATGACCCTGATCGAGCTCTCCGAGTTCGTCAAGGAATTCGAAGAGGTCTTCGAGGTTACCGCTGCTGCACCGGTCGCCGTTGCTGCTGCAGGTGCCGCTGGCGGCGAGGCTGCCGCTGCTGAAGAGCAGTCCGAGTTCGACGTCATCCTCGAGGATGCCGGCGCCAAGAAGATCGGCGTCATCAAGGCTGTCCGCGAGCTCGTCTCCGGCCTGGGCCTGAAGGAAGCTAAGGAGCTCGTCGAGGGCGCACCGAAGGCTGTCCTCGAGGGCGCTTCCAAGGAAGACGCTGAAGCTGCCAAGGCAAAGCTGGAAGAGGCTGGCGCAAAGGTCACCCTCAAGTAATTCCCTTGCTTTTCGACGCCCCCGTGCACTGCTTCACAGCAGCGCACGGGGGTTTTGCGTTGCCTGCTTCTCCGCCATGTGATCCCGACCCCCTGATCCCGACCGGAACCCTGTTTCGGGGCTGCGGCGGCGGTGAAAGCCCAGGTCGGATTTCTTGGGCAACCTAAAAGTCGCGAGGGGGGCGTCGCGATCAGTGGTGATTCTGTGCCACGATGGTGCAAAGACTCACACCCCACATCGACAGCGTAACCGCCAGAGGAACCCACCATGGCCGACAAACAGACATCAAACGGACCGCTCATCAAAGCCCTAGTCATATTCTTCCTCGGATTGGCCAACGGCATCTTCCTTGGCCTGCGCCACGACAGTTGGCCCTCATTTGTTGGCTTCCTCATCGTCGGCTTCGTCGTCGCCTGGCTCGTGTACATGGTTGGTCGCCGGGCGGAAGCCCGTTAACTTGCGCGGAGCTAAGCAGTTCGGTGGACAATTGACAGGGGATCCTCTTGCGGGTGGGCGCAGGAATATTCCTGCTCGAGTATTTCTCACACTCTGGTTTGCTTCAGTTGTGTTGGCATGGACCTACACCTTCGGACTCATCAATGATGACACCTTGGCATTGGCGATCATTCTTCTTGCGCTCTTCGGGGTTGCCACCGTCGTCAGCGTCCTGACGTTCAGGGCTCCGACCTGGCTTTTGGTGGGGCTGATATTCGTCGGAGCGATTACTGCCGCTGTCGGAATCTACTATCGCATTGAGGCGCCCGAGGGCATCCTCACGCCAGCTCTCATCCCGCTAGGGGTGGGAGTTGTTATAGCCGAGCTGGCTGTGATGTTAGACCGCTGTCTTCGTGCCTGGTCTAGGTGACATCTGCTGGTCAGAAAGGCCCGAGGAAGCCCTGTGTTGGGATAGAATGCCGCAACTTGCTCTTTGACTGAAATGAGAACTTGCCATGGACGAAGCTAGACATCCCGTTGAGCCACAGGGAATGAGCTCCAATGTGGGGCGAGGGCTGAATTTTCCTGCCATTGTATTTTTTACGCTTTGGATCTTCTGTATTTTGTTGGCGTTGTCTCGCTACTTTGGATTCGTCGATGAGGACATGCTGGCACTAGCAATGATCGCCTCGCTGTTATTCGGAATAGCTGGCGTGCTGAGCATCGTGACTTTTTGGGCTCCGACCTGGCTTTTAGTGAGCCTGGCAATTATTGGTGCTGTCACGGCTGCTGTGGGCATCTACTATGTTGTCACCGTGCCGATGGCATCCTCACGCCACTTCTCATTCCCCTTGGGTTGGCGTTTGTTTTCGCCGAGCTGGCGGTGATGATGGACCGTTATGTGAAGAACCTGGTTTGGAAGAGGTCTGCCAAGCCCTCGGCCTCGTAGGGGATTGGACATCGGATAGACAGCCAACAGCCCAGTCGCGAGTTAAGGGTAATTATCTTCAGAGGTGCGATAGCCGGTCTAAGACGCCACCAACGAGTTCTGGGACAACATACCCGCGGCCCTAGCTGCCCATGCCGGCATCCGGGAGCGGGTCAGTAAGGCTCGGCGAACCAGTGCCGGTCAAACCCAAAAGGTATCGCGATCTACCACCGCAAGCAGGACTCCTGTCGCGAGCATCTGACGGTAGTGATTATGACGATGGCGGTGGTCTGGGTGATCATGCTGGGGCGTCTGTACCTGGTGATGTGCGTGGTGTACTCGAAGCCCTCGGCCTCAAGGCTCGGCCAGGGGCGCACCAAATTGATCTGCGTCAGGTACTATCAACCTGAAAAGTACTACAGCATCCTCGATGTAGCTCCGTACAATTCCATGTTCGGAACATGTCAAGCCTCCACAGTTTTCTATTCGTCTTTCTGTTCGCCACAAAGGGTGGGGAAGCTTCTCCCGGAATAGCCCAATCAGGTCGGCCGAAATAGTATCTAGTCGAATTGGAGTTAGCGATGGTTGATAAAAATGGAGTAGGTCCATCCGATCCTATTTCAATAATATTCGGCCTAAATCTTCCACTTCCTGAGCTTTGTGCGTTTCTGATCGGGGTGGCGATGTACATCTTCGGGGCCGAAGGTGTGCCAGGCGTGGGTCGCGTTGGAATGTTTCTAATAGCGGGTGGGATGACTGGGCCTATCATGGGACTGCCGCTCCTGTTGGTGCCAATTAAGGTATTTTGGTTCGACTTGGCATACATATGTGTGGGCTTTTCGGTCTTCTTTTACACCTTGTCGTTCATGGATGGCTCCTACTTGCTCGGACTACTGATTCCCATTTGTTCAACCGGAGTGGTGATAGCAGGTTTTTCATTTATATTGCGGCGGCTGATTGCGCTTTCGGTAGTTTCTGGCTAAGTCGTTGATGCTTAATTTCGTCCCTTTAGAGCTAGCGAAGAAGCTTTGACCTAGGCCAGGTCCACGTGCGCCTGGGCCACGAAGAAGTTCTCGCACGTATGGTCCGACGGCTTAAGCTAAGAGAGTCAAGACAGGCAGCTCACGGAGTGTCGACCTGGTGTTCTGCGAATTCCTCAATCAGGTCTCTGTTGATGGGGACGATGGAGAAGTGCACCTGCGTCTGCTCAGCGCGGAGTATCCAATTGACATCAGTGTTGCAACGTCGGATTTCAGCAATCACATCGTCTCCGTAACCACCCGCAATGGTGACGCCACCGTCACGTCGGCTTCTAAAGCCTCCATATCAACACGATCAACACGGAGAGTGCTCGCTAGCCGTGGACTGCCAGGTAACCTAACGGGCATGCTTGGAAAATCGCGTCTTGTCTCGGTCCTGCTGTTCGGCTTGGGAGTTGCCCTCGTCGTGGCTGGGTTGATTGCGCCGCGGTTTGTTCACCTGGATGCTCGGATGTCGTTGAACTCGGGTGGGAGTACGTGGACGTTGACTGATGCGTCGGCGGAGTCGAGGTTGGTGGCTGATCCGGAAGGTCGGGTGGTGGATGCGCCGGTGACTCGTCAGTTGCACATGGATATTCAGAATCCTTCTGATGAGAATATGGCGTCGCTTCGGGTGGGGGAGACGCTCATGCGGGATAGCCAGCAGGGTGATCTTGATCGGTTGATCAGTGCGGAGGTGTGGACGTTGAGCGTTGATCGTCTCACCGGCGCGGTGGAGGGCCCGGCGGTGCTCAGTGATCAGCTGGCGAGCCCGGTCAGTGAGGTCACGATTGATGGCTACTGGCTGAAGTTCCCCTCCCAGGCCAAGCAGACGACCTATGAAGTTTTCGATCCCACCCTTCGCGCGACCCGTCCGGCAGCTTTCGCCGAGGAGCTGGAGATGAATGGGCGGACGGTCTACCGCTATCGCCAGGATATTGAGCGGGAGATGGTGGCCCAGTCGTTCGCGTCGCCGTTGAACACGACCACTTTCGAGGGAGAGGAGGGGGATCCGCGCGGCTTCCTCTTCCATTCGGTCACGCGGGACTTCTTGGTGGATAAGGTCTCCGGGTTGGTCGTGGAAATCCGGGAAGATGTCGATGATTATTACGGAACCGCCGATGGAGAGAAGCGCCAGCAGGTGCTGCTTTTCGACGGCTCCATGTCCCAGGCGCAGATCGACGATCACCTCGCCGAGGCGGCAAAGGTAAAAGACCGTGGCGTCGCCGCGGCTGTGCGTTGGGGGGTCGTGGCGGTCGGCGCCATCCTAGTGCTCGCCGGTTTGTTGGGGGCCTTCCGGGCGCGACGCGCCCGCGCGTAAATCGTGTTGATGGCCGGGCTCTGCTAGAGTCCCCGCTGAATTCTTCCGATAGCCCTCACGACACGGCTGAAAATTAGCGCTTTACAAGTCGTGGATGATGGTATAGGCTACTTCGTTGCGCTGGAATTCGTCTCTGGTAGGCATCTCAACCTTGATCGAGTCGCTTGAAAAAGTCGATTTGACAAGGTGATTTTGTGCTACCTGGGGGCGGCCATTCCACAGCAGACCGAATGCTAATTTTACCAGCGGATTCGACGATTGTTAGCCAGAGCAGTCGCCACCCGCGTGAGGTGCTGGAAGGACCCATCTTGGCAGTCTCCCGCCAGACCAAGTCAGTGACCGACATTCCCGGAGCCCCGAAGCGATATTCTTTCGCTAAGATCTCCGCGCCCATCGAAGTTCCGGGTCTTCTTGACCTGCAGCGTGAATCCTTCGCGTGGCTGATTGGCACGCCCGAGTGGCGTGCCCGCCATCAGGAGGAGCGTGGGCCGGAAGCCCGCTTGACCAGTGGACTCGAGGATATTCTTGACGAGTTGTCGCCGATTCAGGACTACTCCGAGAATATGTCGTTGTCGCTGTCTGAGCCGCGCTTCGAGCCGGTGAAGAACTCTATTGATGAGTGCAAGGACAAAGATATTAACTACTCTGCGCCGCTGTATGTGACGGCAGAGTTCATTAACAATGAAACCCAAGAGATCAAGTCTCAGACGGTGTTCATTGGTGATTTCCCGATGATGACGCCGAAGGGCACGTTCATCGTCAACGGCACCGAGCGTGTCGTGGTCTCTCAGCTCGTCCGTTCCCCGGGCGTCTACTTCGACCAGACGATTGATAAGTCCACGGAGCGACCGCTGCACTCTGTGAAGGTGATTCCTTCCCGCGGTGCGTGGCTCGAATTCGACGTCGATAAGCGAGACACCGTAGGTGTCCGTATTGACCGTAAGCGTCGCCAGCCGGTGACGGTGCTGCTCAAGGCCCTTGGTTGGACCACTGAGCAGATTCAGGAGCGATTCGGTTTCTCCGAGATCATGATGTCCACCCTCGAGTCTGATGGTGTGGCCAACACCGATGAGGCTTTGCTGGAGATCTACCGCAAGCAGCGTCCGGGCGAGCAGCCCACGCGCGACCTTGCTCGTTCCCTGCTGGACAACTCTTTCTTCCGTGCGAAGCGCTACGACTTGGCCAAGGTGGGCCGCTACAAGGTCAACCGCAAGCTCGGCCTCGGCGGCGACCACGACGGTCTGATGACGCTGACCGAAGAGGACATTGCCACCACCCTGGAGTACCTCGTTCGCCTGCACGTCGGCGAGCGTTCCATGACCTCCCCGACCGGCGAGATCATTCCGGTGGAGACCGACGACATTGACCACTTTGGTAACCGTCGTCTGCGCACCGTCGGTGAGCTGATTCAAAACCAGGTCCGCGTTGGCCTGTCCCGCATGGAGCGCGTCGTCCGCGAGCGCATGACCACGCAGGACGCTGAGTCGATCACCCCGACCTCGCTGATCAACGTCCGTCCGGTCTCGGCCGCGATCCGTGAGTTCTTTGGTACCTCCCAGCTGTCCCAGTTCATGGACCAGAACAACTCGCTGTCGGGCCTGACCCACAAGCGTCGTCTGTCCGCACTGGGCCCGGGTGGTCTCTCCCGTGAGCGCGCCGGCATTGAGGTCCGCGACGTTCACCCGTCTCACTACGGCCGCATGTGCCCGATTGAGACCCCGGAAGGCCCGAACATTGGCCTCATCGGTTCGCTCGCGTCCTACGCCCGGGTGAATGCTTTCGGTTTCATTGAGACCCCGTACCTGAAGGTCGTTGACGGCCGAGTGACCGACATTGTCGAGTACCTCACCGCCGACGAGGAGGATCGCTACGCCATTGCGCAGGCCTCCATCGAGCGCGACGCTGACGGCGTCATCACCGCTGACCGCATTGAGGTTCGCCTCAAGGACGGCGCCATCGGCGTGGTCACCGACGGTTACGGTGTGGACTACATTGACGTGTCCCCGCGCCAGATGGTCTCCGTCGCTACCGCGATGATTCCGTTCCTCGAGCACGACGATGCTAACCGTGCCCTCATGGGTGCGAACATGCAGCGTCAGGCTGTGCCGCTGGTCCGCGCCGAGGCCCCGTACGTGGGCACCGGCATGGAAAAGCGCGCTGCTTACGATGCTGGCGATATGGTCATCACCCCGAAGGCTGGCGTGGTGGAGAATGTCTCGGCTGACGTCATCACCATCATGGACGATGAGGGCATCCGCGACACCTACCTGCTGCGCAAGTTCGAGCGCACCAACCAGGGCACGAGCTACAACCAGACCCCTCTGGTCAACATGGGCGATCGCGTCGAGGCCGGTCAGGTTATCGCCGACGGCCCCGGTACCCACAACGGTGAAATGTCCCTCGGCCGCAACCTCCTGGTTGCGTTCATGCCGTGGGAAGGCCACAACTACGAGGACGCGATCATCCTCAACCAGCGTGTGGTGGAAGAGGACATCCTCACTTCCATCCACATCGAGGAGCACGAGATCGATGCCCGCGACACCAAGCTCGGTGCCGAGGAGATCACCCGTGAGATCCCGAACGTCTCCGAAGATGTCCTGCGCGACCTCGACGACCGCGGCATCGTCCGCATCGGCGCCGACGTTCGCGCTGGCGACATCCTCGTCGGCAAGGTCACCCCGAAGGGTGAGACCGAACTGACCCCGGAGGAGCGTTTGCTTCGCGCCATCTTCGGCGAGAAGGCCCGCGAGGTCCGCGACACCTCCATGAAGGTGCCGCACGGCGAAAACGGCAAGGTCATTGGTGTGCGTCGCTTCGCCCGCGAGGACGACGACGATCTGGCTCCGGGTGTCAACGAGATGATCCGCGTCTACGTGGCCCAGAAGCGCAAGATCCAGGACGGCGATAAGCTCGCCGGCCGCCACGGCAACAAGGGCGTCGTGGGCAAGATCCTCCCGCCGGAGGACATGCCGTTCATGGCCGACGGAACCCCCGTCGACATCATCTTGAACACCCACGGTGTCCCGCGTCGTATGAACATCGGCCAGGTCCTGGAGATCCACCTCGGTTGGTTGGCAGCAGCCGGCTGGTCCGTCGATCCTGAGGATCCGAAGAACGCCGAGCTCATCAAGACCCTCCCCGAGGAGCTTTACGACGTCCCCGCTGGGTCGCTCACCGCGACCCCCGTCTTCGACGGTGCCACCAACGAAGAGCTCTCCGGCCTGCTGGCTAACTCCCGCCCGAACCGTGACGGCGACGTCATGGTCGACGAGACCGGTAAGACGATGCTTCTCGACGGTCGCTCCGGCGAACCGTTCCCGTACCCCGTTTCGGTGGGCTACATGTACCTCCTCAAGCTCCACCACCTGGTGGACGAGAAGATCCACGCCCGCTCTACCGGCCCGTACTCCATGATCACCCAGCAGCCGCTCGGCGGTAAGGCCCAGTTCGGTGGCCAGCGCTTCGGTGAGATGGAGGTGTGGGCAATGCAGGCATATGGTGCTGCCTACACGCTGCAGGAGCTTCTGACCATCAAGTCCGATGACGTTGTCGGCCGTGTCAAGGTCTACGAAGCGATCGTTAAGGGTGAGAACATCCCGGACCCGGGTATTCCCGAGTCCTTCAAGGTTCTCCTCAAGGAGCTGCAGTCCCTGTGCCTCAACGTGGAGGTTCTCTCCGCCGACGGCACCCCGATGGAACTGTCTGGTTCTGATGACGACGAGCTCGACTCCGCTGGATCCTCGCTGGGCATCAACCTGTCCCACGACGAGCGCTCCGACGCTGACGTCAGCTAACAGACCACAATCGACGATATTCGCCATTCAATCCCTCCCAGCCGGGAGGGGAAAGGGAGTTACGTGTTCGACGTAAACCTCTTCGAAGAGCTCCGCATCGGCCTGGCCACTGCCGACGACATTCGCCGCTGGTCCAAGGGCGAGGTCAAGAAGCCGGAGACCATTAACTACCGCACCCTCAAGCCGGAGAAGGACGGCCTCTTCTGCGAGCGCATCTTCGGCCCTACCCGCGACTGGGAGTGTGCCTGCGGTAAGTACAAGCGTGTCCGTTACAAGGGCATCATCTGTGAGCGCTGTGGCGTCGAGGTGACCAAGTCCAAGGTCCGTCGTGAGCGCATGGGCCACATCGAGCTGGCCGCCCCGGTCACGCACATCTGGTACTTCAAGGGTGTTCCTTCGCGCCTGGGTTACCTTCTGGACCTGGCTCCGAAGGACCTGGAGCGAATCATCTACTTCGCTGCCAACATCATCACCTCCGTTGACGAGGAAGCTCGCCACAACGATCAGTCCACCCTCGAGGCAGACATGCTGCTGGAGAAGAAGGACGTCGAGGCTGACGCCGAGGCTGAGATCGCTGAGCGCGCTGCCAAGTTGGAGGAGGACCTCGCTGAGCTCGAGGCCGCCGGTGCCAAGGCCGACGCCCGTCGCAAGGTGCAGTCCGCCGCCGACAAGGAGATGCAGCACATCCGCGAGCGCGCGGAGCGCGAGATCGACCGCCTTGAGGAGATCTGGCAGACCTTCATCAAGCTTGCTCCCAAGCAGATGATCATCGATGAGACCGTGTACGAAGAACTCGTCGACCGTTACGAGGAGTACTTCACCGGCGGCATGGGTGCTGAGGCTATCCAGACGCTCATCCGCAACTTCGACCTCGACGCCGAGGCCGAGGAGCTGCGCACGATCATCAACGAGGGCAAGGGCCAGAAGAAGATGCGCGCCCTCAAGCGCCTCAAGGTCGTTGCCGCGTTCCAGCGCTCTGGCAACGACCCCGCTGGCATGGTCCTCGATTGCGTTCCGGTGATCCCGCCGGAGCTGCGCCCGATGGTCCAGCTTGATGGTGGACGTTTCGCCACCTCCGACCTCAACGACCTCTACCGTCGCGTGATCAACCGCAACAACCGCCTCAAGCGCATGATCGATCTCGGTGCCCCCGAGATCATCGTGAACAACGAGAAGCGCATGCTGCAGGAGTCTGTCGACGCCCTCTTTGACAACGGTCGTCGCGGCCGCCCGGTCACCGGACCGGGCAACCGCCCGCTGAAGTCGCTGTCTGACCTGCTCAAGGGTAAGCAGGGTCGTTTTCGTCAGAACCTGCTGGGTAAGCGAGTCGACTACTCTGGCCGTTCGGTCATTATCGTTGGCCCGCAGCTCAAGCTGCACGAGTGTGGTCTGCCGAAGCTCATGGCTCTCGAGCTGTTCAAGCCGTTCGTGATGAAGCGACTGGTGGAAAACGAGTACGCGCAGAACATCAAGTCCGCTAAGCGCATGGTCGAGCGTCAGCGTCCCGAGGTGTGGGACGTGCTCGAAGAGGCCATCTCCGAGCACCCCGTCATGCTCAACCGTGCACCTACCCTGCACCGCCTGGGCATCCAGGCCTTCGAGCCGAAGCTCGTCGAGGGTAAGGCCATTCAGCTGCACCCGCTCGCGTGTGAAGCCTTCAACGCCGACTTCGACGGTGACCAGATGGCAGTCCACCTGCCGCTGTCCGCCGAGGCCCAGGCCGAAGCTCGCGTGCTCATGCTCGCCTCGAACAACATCCTGTCCCCGGCCTCCGGCAAGCCCTTGGCTATGCCGCGCCTGGACATGGTCACGGGTCTGTACTTCCTGACCATGGGTAAGTCCGAGAACGAGATCGGTGGCCAGGGCGCCTACAAGCCGGCCGATGAGAACGGTCCGGAGCAGGGCGTCTACTCGTCCTACGCCGAGGCCATCATGGCTCGCGACCTGGGTGTCCTAGGTCTGCAGGCTCCGATCCACGTCCGGATCTCGCACCTGCGTCCCCCGGCTGACATCGAGGCTGAGCAGTTCCCCGACGGTTGGGAGCAGGGTCAGACCTGGATGGCGGAGACCACTCTTGGTCGCGTCATGTTCAACGAGCTCCTGCCGTGGAACTACCCCTACCTTGAGGGCGTCATGGTCCGTAAGGGTGGCGGTGCCGGCAACATCCTGCTCGGCGACGTCATCAACGACCTCGCAGCCACCTACCCGATGATCACCGTCGCCCAGACGATGGACAAGATGAAGGACGCTGGCTTCTACTGGGCCACCCGTTCCGGCGTCACCATCGCCATGTCCGACGTTCTCGTCCTCCCCAACAAGGAGGAAATCCTCGAGCGTTACGAGGCCGAGGCCCGCGAGATCGAGGACAAGTACTGGGTCAAGGGTGCTTTGCGTGAACGCGACCGCTACGACCGCCTAGTCGAGCTGTGGCAGGACGCAACCAACCAGGTGGGTAAGGCCGTCGAGGAGCTCTACCCCGACGACAACCCGATTCCGATGATCGTGAAGTCCGGTGCCGCCGGCAACATGCGTCAGATCTGGACCCTGGCTGGCATGAAGGGCATGGTCGTGAATTCCAAGGGTGACTACATCACCCGACCGATCAAGACCTCCTTCCGCGAAGGCCTCTCCGTTCTCGAGTACTTCAACAACTCGCACGGTTCCCGAAAGGGCCTGGCCGATACCGCGCTGCGTACCGCAGACTCCGGCTACCTGACCCGTCGTCTCGTCGACGTGGCTCAGGACGTCATCGTCCGCGAGGACGACTGTGGCACCCGCCAGGGCGTTCGCGTCCCGGTCGCCATCGAGGTCAAGGACGCCGAAGGTACCGT
Coding sequences within:
- the rplL gene encoding 50S ribosomal protein L7/L12; amino-acid sequence: MAKLTKDELIEAFKEMTLIELSEFVKEFEEVFEVTAAAPVAVAAAGAAGGEAAAAEEQSEFDVILEDAGAKKIGVIKAVRELVSGLGLKEAKELVEGAPKAVLEGASKEDAEAAKAKLEEAGAKVTLK
- the rplJ gene encoding 50S ribosomal protein L10, which translates into the protein MANAKNQAELAELKAKFDEASSVVLTEYRGLTVAQISELRGALGFDVQYSVAKNTLIKLAAQEKGIEGLDDQLTGPTAVAFIKGEAVDAAKVMKKFADENKAFIVKGGYMDGNALSADQVKAIAELDNRETTLAKLAGAMKGNLAKAAGLFNAPASQVARLGAALAEKKEA
- a CDS encoding DUF3068 domain-containing protein — translated: MLGKSRLVSVLLFGLGVALVVAGLIAPRFVHLDARMSLNSGGSTWTLTDASAESRLVADPEGRVVDAPVTRQLHMDIQNPSDENMASLRVGETLMRDSQQGDLDRLISAEVWTLSVDRLTGAVEGPAVLSDQLASPVSEVTIDGYWLKFPSQAKQTTYEVFDPTLRATRPAAFAEELEMNGRTVYRYRQDIEREMVAQSFASPLNTTTFEGEEGDPRGFLFHSVTRDFLVDKVSGLVVEIREDVDDYYGTADGEKRQQVLLFDGSMSQAQIDDHLAEAAKVKDRGVAAAVRWGVVAVGAILVLAGLLGAFRARRARA
- the rpoB gene encoding DNA-directed RNA polymerase subunit beta, producing the protein MLEGPILAVSRQTKSVTDIPGAPKRYSFAKISAPIEVPGLLDLQRESFAWLIGTPEWRARHQEERGPEARLTSGLEDILDELSPIQDYSENMSLSLSEPRFEPVKNSIDECKDKDINYSAPLYVTAEFINNETQEIKSQTVFIGDFPMMTPKGTFIVNGTERVVVSQLVRSPGVYFDQTIDKSTERPLHSVKVIPSRGAWLEFDVDKRDTVGVRIDRKRRQPVTVLLKALGWTTEQIQERFGFSEIMMSTLESDGVANTDEALLEIYRKQRPGEQPTRDLARSLLDNSFFRAKRYDLAKVGRYKVNRKLGLGGDHDGLMTLTEEDIATTLEYLVRLHVGERSMTSPTGEIIPVETDDIDHFGNRRLRTVGELIQNQVRVGLSRMERVVRERMTTQDAESITPTSLINVRPVSAAIREFFGTSQLSQFMDQNNSLSGLTHKRRLSALGPGGLSRERAGIEVRDVHPSHYGRMCPIETPEGPNIGLIGSLASYARVNAFGFIETPYLKVVDGRVTDIVEYLTADEEDRYAIAQASIERDADGVITADRIEVRLKDGAIGVVTDGYGVDYIDVSPRQMVSVATAMIPFLEHDDANRALMGANMQRQAVPLVRAEAPYVGTGMEKRAAYDAGDMVITPKAGVVENVSADVITIMDDEGIRDTYLLRKFERTNQGTSYNQTPLVNMGDRVEAGQVIADGPGTHNGEMSLGRNLLVAFMPWEGHNYEDAIILNQRVVEEDILTSIHIEEHEIDARDTKLGAEEITREIPNVSEDVLRDLDDRGIVRIGADVRAGDILVGKVTPKGETELTPEERLLRAIFGEKAREVRDTSMKVPHGENGKVIGVRRFAREDDDDLAPGVNEMIRVYVAQKRKIQDGDKLAGRHGNKGVVGKILPPEDMPFMADGTPVDIILNTHGVPRRMNIGQVLEIHLGWLAAAGWSVDPEDPKNAELIKTLPEELYDVPAGSLTATPVFDGATNEELSGLLANSRPNRDGDVMVDETGKTMLLDGRSGEPFPYPVSVGYMYLLKLHHLVDEKIHARSTGPYSMITQQPLGGKAQFGGQRFGEMEVWAMQAYGAAYTLQELLTIKSDDVVGRVKVYEAIVKGENIPDPGIPESFKVLLKELQSLCLNVEVLSADGTPMELSGSDDDELDSAGSSLGINLSHDERSDADVS
- a CDS encoding DNA-directed RNA polymerase subunit beta' codes for the protein MFDVNLFEELRIGLATADDIRRWSKGEVKKPETINYRTLKPEKDGLFCERIFGPTRDWECACGKYKRVRYKGIICERCGVEVTKSKVRRERMGHIELAAPVTHIWYFKGVPSRLGYLLDLAPKDLERIIYFAANIITSVDEEARHNDQSTLEADMLLEKKDVEADAEAEIAERAAKLEEDLAELEAAGAKADARRKVQSAADKEMQHIRERAEREIDRLEEIWQTFIKLAPKQMIIDETVYEELVDRYEEYFTGGMGAEAIQTLIRNFDLDAEAEELRTIINEGKGQKKMRALKRLKVVAAFQRSGNDPAGMVLDCVPVIPPELRPMVQLDGGRFATSDLNDLYRRVINRNNRLKRMIDLGAPEIIVNNEKRMLQESVDALFDNGRRGRPVTGPGNRPLKSLSDLLKGKQGRFRQNLLGKRVDYSGRSVIIVGPQLKLHECGLPKLMALELFKPFVMKRLVENEYAQNIKSAKRMVERQRPEVWDVLEEAISEHPVMLNRAPTLHRLGIQAFEPKLVEGKAIQLHPLACEAFNADFDGDQMAVHLPLSAEAQAEARVLMLASNNILSPASGKPLAMPRLDMVTGLYFLTMGKSENEIGGQGAYKPADENGPEQGVYSSYAEAIMARDLGVLGLQAPIHVRISHLRPPADIEAEQFPDGWEQGQTWMAETTLGRVMFNELLPWNYPYLEGVMVRKGGGAGNILLGDVINDLAATYPMITVAQTMDKMKDAGFYWATRSGVTIAMSDVLVLPNKEEILERYEAEAREIEDKYWVKGALRERDRYDRLVELWQDATNQVGKAVEELYPDDNPIPMIVKSGAAGNMRQIWTLAGMKGMVVNSKGDYITRPIKTSFREGLSVLEYFNNSHGSRKGLADTALRTADSGYLTRRLVDVAQDVIVREDDCGTRQGVRVPVAIEVKDAEGTVTGFARHPLVETSVSGRVLATEVNGADGEQLYAAGDELTEARIDELVLNGVTEVKVRSVLTCQTPTGVCAKCYGKSMASGHLVDIGEAVGIVAAQSIGEPGTQLTMRTFHQGGVGGDITGGLPRVQELFEARVPKNASPIAEFDGTVHLEDDGNFYRLTLTSDDGSEEKVYEKLSKRQGLAQIRVAMENNAGVFIERTLRDGDHLKLGERILRGPADPHDVLRVLRRRGVEKHLIDEVQAVYRTQGVAIHDKHIEIIIRQMLRRGTVIEAGSTDFLPGTLVDLSEARRVNAAIRAEDGQPAELRDQIMGITKASLATESWLSAASFQETTRVLTDAAINRRSDQLIGLKENVIIGKLIPAGTGISRYRNISVKPTEAARNAAYSIPTYGDSIYGDDGYAEFTGASVPLDEDFQL